From a single Sphingobium sp. genomic region:
- the uvrB gene encoding excinuclease ABC subunit UvrB codes for MAELIIRRGLEEPETDGNFVPHRPARPAKVEGGRPFKLVSEYQPAGDQPAAIKELVETALAGEKDQVLLGVTGSGKTFTMAKVVEALQRPALVLAPNKILAAQLYGEFKSFFPENAVEYFVSYYDYYQPEAYVPRSDTYIEKESSVNEAIDRMRHSATRSLLERDDVLIVASVSCLYGIGSVETYSAMIFDLKVGESVDQRELIRKLVALQYKRNDASFVRGNFRVRGDNLELFPSHFEDMAWRISMFGDEVEEIVEFDPLTGKAGAKLNAVRVYANSHYVTPGPTMKQAAAAIKFELEERLKELVAEGRLLEAQRLEQRTNFDLEMIAATGSCAGIENYSRFLTGRLPGEPPPTLFEYLPDNALLFVDESHQTVPQIGAMARGDHRRKLTLAEYGFRLPSCIDNRPLRFNEWDAMRPQTVSVSATPGNWEMEQTGGVFAEQVIRPTGLIDPPVEIKPVEDQVQDCINECRKVAEAGYRTLVTTLTKRMAEDLTEFMHEAGLRVRYMHSDVETLERIELIRDLRLGVYDVLVGINLLREGLDIPECGLVCILDADKEGFLRSETSLIQTIGRAARNVEGRVILYADRITGSMERAMRETDRRREKQRAYNELHGITPTTIKRNIHDIVADTASRDGVLVEIDAEGANNLVGHNLRAYIEELEKKMRAAAADLEFEEAGRLRDEIRALEAEELGLPHEKRVAAPKGRATEGRPGTRKMRFGKTQRKFGR; via the coding sequence ATGGCCGAACTGATCATCCGCCGGGGCCTAGAAGAGCCCGAAACAGACGGCAATTTTGTGCCGCACCGTCCGGCGCGTCCGGCAAAGGTGGAGGGCGGGCGTCCGTTCAAGCTTGTCTCTGAATACCAGCCCGCAGGCGATCAGCCGGCGGCGATCAAGGAATTGGTGGAGACCGCGCTCGCGGGGGAAAAGGATCAGGTGCTGCTCGGCGTCACCGGTTCGGGCAAAACCTTCACCATGGCAAAGGTGGTGGAGGCGTTGCAGCGACCGGCGCTGGTGCTGGCGCCCAACAAGATCCTCGCCGCGCAGCTTTATGGCGAATTCAAAAGCTTTTTCCCTGAAAACGCCGTCGAATATTTTGTCAGTTATTACGATTATTACCAGCCAGAGGCCTATGTGCCGCGCAGCGATACCTATATCGAAAAGGAATCGAGCGTGAACGAGGCGATTGACCGGATGCGCCATTCGGCCACCCGATCACTCCTCGAACGGGATGATGTGCTGATCGTTGCCTCGGTTTCTTGCCTTTATGGTATCGGATCGGTCGAAACCTATTCGGCGATGATTTTCGACCTAAAGGTCGGGGAAAGCGTCGACCAGCGCGAGTTGATCCGCAAGCTGGTCGCGCTTCAGTACAAGCGCAACGATGCGTCTTTTGTGCGTGGCAATTTCCGCGTGCGCGGCGATAATCTCGAACTCTTCCCCTCCCATTTTGAAGACATGGCCTGGCGGATCAGCATGTTCGGTGATGAGGTCGAAGAAATCGTCGAATTTGATCCGCTGACCGGCAAGGCAGGCGCGAAGCTGAACGCCGTGCGTGTCTATGCCAATTCGCACTATGTTACCCCGGGGCCGACGATGAAGCAGGCGGCTGCCGCGATCAAGTTCGAGCTGGAGGAAAGGCTGAAGGAGCTGGTCGCCGAAGGCCGGCTGCTTGAGGCGCAGCGGCTGGAACAGCGCACCAATTTCGATCTGGAGATGATTGCCGCGACCGGAAGCTGCGCGGGCATCGAAAATTATTCGCGCTTCCTCACCGGCCGCTTGCCGGGTGAACCGCCGCCGACCTTGTTCGAATATCTGCCTGACAATGCATTGCTGTTCGTTGATGAAAGCCACCAGACGGTGCCGCAGATTGGCGCGATGGCGCGGGGTGACCATCGACGCAAGCTGACCCTTGCCGAATATGGTTTCCGTTTGCCTAGCTGTATCGACAATCGGCCGCTACGCTTCAACGAATGGGATGCGATGCGCCCGCAAACGGTCAGCGTGTCAGCCACCCCGGGCAATTGGGAGATGGAGCAGACCGGTGGCGTTTTTGCCGAACAGGTGATCCGCCCGACCGGCTTGATCGATCCGCCGGTCGAGATCAAACCGGTTGAGGATCAGGTTCAGGATTGCATCAACGAATGCCGTAAGGTGGCCGAGGCCGGCTATCGCACTTTGGTGACGACGCTGACCAAGCGGATGGCGGAGGATCTGACCGAGTTTATGCATGAGGCGGGGTTGCGCGTCCGTTATATGCACAGCGATGTCGAAACGCTGGAACGTATCGAACTGATCCGTGATTTGCGGCTGGGCGTCTATGACGTGCTCGTCGGCATCAACCTGCTGCGCGAAGGCCTCGACATTCCCGAATGCGGGCTGGTGTGCATCCTCGATGCCGACAAGGAAGGTTTCTTGCGCAGCGAAACTTCATTGATTCAGACGATCGGCCGCGCCGCGCGCAATGTCGAAGGGCGCGTTATCCTTTATGCCGACCGCATCACCGGCAGCATGGAACGCGCGATGCGCGAGACCGACCGTCGCCGTGAAAAGCAGCGCGCTTACAACGAACTGCACGGCATCACACCGACCACGATCAAGCGTAACATTCACGATATCGTAGCTGACACCGCCAGCCGGGATGGGGTCTTGGTCGAAATCGATGCCGAAGGCGCCAACAACCTCGTCGGTCATAACCTCCGAGCCTATATCGAAGAATTGGAAAAGAAGATGCGTGCCGCCGCCGCCGACCTCGAATTTGAGGAAGCTGGCCGCCTGCGCGATGAAATTCGCGCGCTCGAGGCCGAGGAACTGGGCTTGCCCCATGAAAAACGTGTCGCCGCCCCCAAGGGCCGCGCCACCGAAGGGCGGCCGGGGACGCGAAAGATGCGCTTTGGCAAGACGCAGCGGAAATTCGGGCGCTAA
- a CDS encoding STAS/SEC14 domain-containing protein: MLKVETDVPAGYLELTVDGAVDKEDYQAAVDAVDLLLQSHAQLNVVEVVRNIGWIEPEVWWKDLLFHLAHRNFIHRAAVVSDSGWVGPVTRIFAPFYPAAIRTFGLDQLEHARQWAKVGDVNKAAD, from the coding sequence ATGCTCAAAGTCGAAACCGATGTGCCTGCGGGCTATCTTGAACTCACCGTCGACGGTGCAGTCGACAAGGAAGATTACCAGGCAGCGGTCGATGCCGTTGACCTGCTGCTGCAATCGCACGCGCAATTGAACGTCGTCGAAGTGGTGCGCAATATTGGCTGGATCGAACCCGAAGTCTGGTGGAAGGATTTGCTCTTCCACCTCGCGCACCGCAATTTCATTCACCGCGCTGCCGTCGTCAGTGATTCGGGCTGGGTAGGCCCCGTCACCCGCATTTTTGCGCCCTTTTACCCCGCGGCCATCCGCACCTTCGGGCTGGACCAGCTCGAACATGCGCGGCAATGGGCAAAGGTCGGCGATGTGAACAAGGCGGCGGATTAG
- a CDS encoding CHAP domain-containing protein gives MRTALLSLLLFATPAHALNEGLQCVPFARALTGVEIRGDAHSWWDQAEGRYERGSRPKVGAVMTFVPHGNMRLGHVAAVRRIIDKRTLLISHANWSTIDGVRGHIEEDVRVIDVSEENDWSRVRVWYTPNGALGTTEWPLHGFIYPDRPRKEAEARKALAAVLAITPRPASPTLAATMTPRESTNLAPNQKAAARNAIAPPTRAAGFALSSGLLAEIDRKAKKEKPRAAS, from the coding sequence ATGCGCACCGCCCTTCTCTCCCTTTTGCTTTTCGCAACCCCGGCCCATGCGTTGAATGAGGGGCTGCAATGCGTGCCCTTTGCCCGCGCGCTTACCGGGGTAGAAATCCGGGGTGATGCCCATAGCTGGTGGGATCAGGCGGAAGGTCGGTATGAACGGGGAAGCCGGCCGAAGGTGGGCGCGGTGATGACGTTCGTTCCGCATGGCAATATGCGCTTGGGCCATGTCGCGGCGGTGCGGCGGATCATCGACAAACGCACGCTTCTGATCAGCCACGCCAATTGGTCAACGATTGACGGCGTTCGCGGTCATATCGAAGAGGATGTTCGCGTCATCGATGTATCCGAGGAAAATGACTGGAGCCGGGTGCGCGTCTGGTACACACCCAATGGCGCATTGGGGACGACCGAATGGCCGCTCCATGGATTCATCTATCCTGATCGGCCACGCAAAGAAGCTGAGGCACGTAAGGCGCTTGCTGCGGTGCTTGCGATCACACCGCGCCCGGCCTCGCCCACCCTCGCGGCAACCATGACGCCGCGCGAATCGACCAACCTTGCGCCAAACCAAAAAGCTGCCGCGCGAAACGCAATTGCGCCGCCAACCCGTGCAGCAGGATTTGCGCTGTCCTCGGGGCTGCTGGCAGAGATCGACCGCAAGGCCAAAAAGGAAAAGCCCCGCGCCGCCTCGTGA